The window GCAACGGCCAGCAGAAATAGGCTCCTTGAGGGACCGTCACCGGAGTGCTGGGAAACGTCAGTTCACCGGCGTCCGGGAACTCCACCGTGAACGACGTGTCCGGATGGTCCGGCAGCGGCTCGTGCGGCTGATGGTTGTTGACGAACAGGAACCCGGACTGCCCGTCCGCGCGGACCGCCCACCTGAGCGTCTCCCGGTCGTACTGCCCGGCAGGCCGCCGCTCGGGAAGCACGGACTGCATGGGCGCGATCAGCTGACCGAAGTCGGCCAACAGCAGGTGCTGGAGCCGCAGTTCGTCGTACGTGGGCCGGTACTGGCCGTACTCGCCGAGCGGCGCCTGGAAGTCGTACGTCAGGACGGGGAGGTCGTTCGGATATCCGGTGGCGTGGGACTCCTGGAGGGTCGTCAGCTCGCCCCGCGGGTTGGTGCCGCCGTGGAACATGTAGTAGCCCTGCCACACCGAGCCGCAACCGATCTTGGTGAGGCCGAGAGCGCCGACGTCCGCCGCGTCGACGCGCGGGCGGCGGTGATAGGCGACCGCCATTCCGCCGCCCAACTCGCAGGTGGCCCAAGGGAATCGGCCCTCCAGGGCCGCCGGGTCGCCACCGCGTACCGTCGTCGGCCGCAGATCGGCGCCGATGCCCTCGTCGTCGCGCCGGTGGGTGAAGAAGAAATGCTTGCGGCAGGTGTCGGGCCAGCCGCCGTCCGCCTCCGTCCAGAAGGTCTCGGGGTAGCCGCCGTACAGCGGAAGCAGTTCGTCGGGCGGGAGCCGGACCCCGCCCCACGCCGTCGCCGTCCAGAGCGGGGCGCTCAGCCCGGCCTCCTGGGCCATGCGCTTCAGCGTCAGCAGATGGCCCGGTCGGTCGTAGAGCTCGTTCTCGATCTGGATCGCGACGATCGGGCCGCCGTGCGCGCGGTCGAGCCCGCGCAACTGCCCGGCGATCGCCTCGAACCAGGTGCGTACGGGGGTCAGATAGGCCGGATCGTCCGTGCGCGGGGTGCAGGCGCGGGCGAGCAGCCAGTCGGGGAGGCCGCCGTTGCGCACCTCCGCATGGGACCAGGGACCGATCCGCGGTATGAAGTCCAGGCCGTGGCGGCCACAGAGTTCGGCGAAGCGCCGCAGGTCCCTGTCGCCGTCGAAGCGGATGCGGCCCTCGGCCTCCTCGTGGTGGATCCAGATGACATAGCCGGCGACGGCGGTCACACCGCCCGCCTTCATCTTCAGGAGTTCCTCCTCCCAGTGCCGGGCCGGGTGGCGGGTGTGGTGGAACTCGCCGGAGACCGGGAACCAGGGGCGGCCGCCGCGGGTGAGGTACCGGCTGGTGACCTCGATCGGGTCGGGGACGCCGGGGGCGTCGACGAAGGGGAGATGGCCCGCTAACGGCGGTGGGACGGACGCGGGAACCCGCAAGTGGTGGGGCATCAGGGCTTCACCGGGCCGAGGTCGGGCGTGTCGGTGAGCAGCGCGCGGGGGCCGGTCGTGGCCTGGAGCTCCAGCAGGACCAGTTCGTTGGTGCCGCGGCGCAGTACGGGCGCCGGGACGTACAGCGTGCGCTGCGGGCCGCGGTTCCAGTAGCGGCCGAGGTGGAAGCCGTTGACCCAGGCCTGGCCCTTGGTCCAGCCGGGCAGGGAGAGGAACGTGTCGGCGGGCGCGCGGACCTCGAAGGTGCCGTGGTGGAAGGCGGGACCGGCGTCCTCGGGCGCTTCGGACGCCGGGGCGAAGGGCACGGAGCCCAGGTTGTCGAAAGTCAGCGGATGGCAGTCCCAGCCCCGCAGAGCCGTGCCCTTGAAGGTGACCGGGCCGAGCAGCCCCTTCGGCGCGCCGATGCGCGGGCCGTAGTTGACGCCGCCCATGTTCTCCACGAGCACGTCGAGCGAGGCACCGGCCCGCGGAACGCGCACCGGCAGCGCCTCCTCATGGCGTTCACGTTCGAGTACGCCGACGGGGGCGCCGTCCACGAAGACCTGGGCACGGTCGCCGACACCGCCCGAGAAGTGCAGGAGTCCGTCACCGTGGTCCGGGACCGTGGTGCGGTACAGGACGTAACCCGACCGCAGGCCCAGCTCCTCCGCGGTCACCGGGTCGGCGTCGACGCGTACGGGCTTGGCCAGGGCGGTCGCGTGCGGGAGCAGTGCCGCCCGGCGGTCCAACTCCACCGAGGTGAGCGGGAGTTTGCGAGAAGGCGCCGGGACCGGCTCGTCGGGGACGGGGGCGTGGCGGGCGATCACCTCGCGGAAGGCGTGGTACTTGGGGCCCGGGTCGCCGGACTCGGTGAGGGCGGCGTCGTAGTCGTACGACGTCACGATCGGCTCGTACGCGTGGTCGTGGTTCGCGCCGTTGGTGAAGGCGAAGTTGGTGCCGCCGTGGAACATGTAGATGTTCACGGAGGCGCCCGCCGAGAGCAGCCGGTCGAGATCGGCGGCGGCGTCATCGGCATCCCGCACGTGGTGCGGCTCGCCCCAGTGGTCGAACCAGCCGATCCAGAACTCCGCGCACATCAGGGGCCCTTCGGGCTGGTGGGCGCGCAACTGCTCGAGTGAGGACGCGATTCTGCTGCCGAAGGTGCCGGTGGCGAGGACTCCGGGCAGGCTGCCGGCCGCCAGGTGCTCGGGGTTGGCCTGGTCGCAGGTGAAGAGGAGTTCGTCGATGCCGCGCGAGCGCAGGGACTGGGCGAGGTGTTCGAGGTACGCGGTGTCGGTGCCGTACGCCCCGTACTCGTTCTCCACCTGTACGGCGATCACCGGGCCGCCGTTCGCGGCCAGTTGGGGCACGATCGGGGGAAGCAGCAGGTCGAGGTAGCGGTCGAGCGCGTCCGTGAAGCGGGGGTCGCTGGAGCGCAGCCGGATGTCGGGGTCGGTGGTCAGCCAGGAGGGCAGGCCACCGCCGTCCCACTCGGCGCAGATGTACGGTCCCGGGCGCAGCAGGACGTGCAGTCCCTCGGAGCGGGCGAGGCGCAGAAAGCGCGGCAGGTCGAGGAAGCCGTCGAGGACGAGGGTGCCGGGCTCCGGCTGGTGGAGGTTCCACGGCACGTACGTCTCCACCGTGTTGAGGCCCATCAGACGGGCCTTGCGGAGCCGGTCGGTCCACTGGTCCGGGTGGATGCGGAAGTAGTGCATCGCGCCGGAGATGATGCGGAACGGCTCGCCGTGGAGGAGGAA is drawn from Streptomyces liliifuscus and contains these coding sequences:
- a CDS encoding beta-galactosidase — protein: MPHHLRVPASVPPPLAGHLPFVDAPGVPDPIEVTSRYLTRGGRPWFPVSGEFHHTRHPARHWEEELLKMKAGGVTAVAGYVIWIHHEEAEGRIRFDGDRDLRRFAELCGRHGLDFIPRIGPWSHAEVRNGGLPDWLLARACTPRTDDPAYLTPVRTWFEAIAGQLRGLDRAHGGPIVAIQIENELYDRPGHLLTLKRMAQEAGLSAPLWTATAWGGVRLPPDELLPLYGGYPETFWTEADGGWPDTCRKHFFFTHRRDDEGIGADLRPTTVRGGDPAALEGRFPWATCELGGGMAVAYHRRPRVDAADVGALGLTKIGCGSVWQGYYMFHGGTNPRGELTTLQESHATGYPNDLPVLTYDFQAPLGEYGQYRPTYDELRLQHLLLADFGQLIAPMQSVLPERRPAGQYDRETLRWAVRADGQSGFLFVNNHQPHEPLPDHPDTSFTVEFPDAGELTFPSTPVTVPQGAYFCWPLRLDVGGLRLDWATAQPVCTVDADGRTVLVLAAVDGIAPELALDTSTLKSVHAPTRQVSSVGGRVLITGLRPGTDAFVEVTTTDGNQVGLLVLDAATARTLYRGVAWGAERLVLCSDGVVFDEHAGDGRGGQGEVRVHSRRAGEPSFAVLPAPERAPVVAGPSGGSAATGGTGAVVQETADGVFTRYTVLGAGRHAVVEASATLVRASTGPAPEPVTGVQGRASAPVDKHFDTAAAAEYDIAVPDGLPRPDTLLRVHWTGDVARAYVGDTLVADQFASGRVWDIALDRLPADALREKGLRLRVLPRHADARVYVAAEAGGDGGGEVAARTSGEGAGAVERPTSGDGGAVEARIGRVEWVTGRTWVMRAG
- a CDS encoding glycoside hydrolase family 35 protein encodes the protein MSALTTSSDGFLLHGEPFRIISGAMHYFRIHPDQWTDRLRKARLMGLNTVETYVPWNLHQPEPGTLVLDGFLDLPRFLRLARSEGLHVLLRPGPYICAEWDGGGLPSWLTTDPDIRLRSSDPRFTDALDRYLDLLLPPIVPQLAANGGPVIAVQVENEYGAYGTDTAYLEHLAQSLRSRGIDELLFTCDQANPEHLAAGSLPGVLATGTFGSRIASSLEQLRAHQPEGPLMCAEFWIGWFDHWGEPHHVRDADDAAADLDRLLSAGASVNIYMFHGGTNFAFTNGANHDHAYEPIVTSYDYDAALTESGDPGPKYHAFREVIARHAPVPDEPVPAPSRKLPLTSVELDRRAALLPHATALAKPVRVDADPVTAEELGLRSGYVLYRTTVPDHGDGLLHFSGGVGDRAQVFVDGAPVGVLERERHEEALPVRVPRAGASLDVLVENMGGVNYGPRIGAPKGLLGPVTFKGTALRGWDCHPLTFDNLGSVPFAPASEAPEDAGPAFHHGTFEVRAPADTFLSLPGWTKGQAWVNGFHLGRYWNRGPQRTLYVPAPVLRRGTNELVLLELQATTGPRALLTDTPDLGPVKP